The genome window AAATAATAAATTCTCAACCTCAATTGGGGTTAGAATAGGAAGACCTGAAAAAGCAGCTGCCAGACAAATGAAACCTCCAACACATGTGTTATTTCCAATTAGTGATAAAGGTGGCCCTACTAGAGATCTTCTCAAGGCATCTAGAAATGAACATTTCTTTGCTGATATTTTTAATAGACACTGTAATCAGTGCAATCAACCTTCTATTGGTATAAAATGTTCCATTTGTGGTACAAAAACGACAATTACTTACAGATGTACAAATTGCAGAGATGATCTAATTGAGCCATTCTGTCATAAATGTAAACGTAAAGCACCAACTCATTCACATAAAGAATTTCCATTAAAAAAAAGATTACTTTTAGCTCAAGAAAAAATGGGGCTTCGTGCAAAAGAACCATACAAAGGAGTCAAAGAATTAATCAACCAAGATAAAATTGCTGAACCTCTTGAAAAGGGACTTGCACGCCAAAACTTTGGACTAACAACATTCAAAGATGGAACTGTTAGATTTGATGCAACAAATTCCCCACTAACTCATTTCAAACCATCATGGATAGGAACCTCTATTAAAAAATTAAAACAACTTGGATATTCTTATGATATTGATGGAAAACCTCTTGAGCACATGGATCAGATCATTGAGATTCGTATGCAAGATGTGATAATACCATATGAAAGTGGAAATTATCTAGTATCTACTTGTAAATACATAGATGTTCTTTTAGAAAAATTTTATGGTCACTCTTCATTTTATAATGTTCAAAACTCTAAAGATCTAATTGGACATCTAATAATTGGTTTAGCGCCACATACTTCTGTTGGAATAGTTGGACGAATAATTGGATTTACAGAAACACATGTTTGTTTTGCAACACCTAATTGGCATTCTGCAAAAAGACGAGATGCTGATGGTGATGCTGATTCAATCATGCTTTTAATGGATAGTCTTCTCAATTTCTCAAGACAATTCCTTTCCGATAGAATAGGTGGATTAATGGATGCACCATTACTTATACAACCACTTGTTTTACCACATGAATCTCAACCACAAGCTCATAACCTTGAAGTTACAAAATACCTCTCATTAGAATTCTTTGAATCTACACTCACTAAGATTAAAGCATCAAATGTTTTATCTGTTGAAATTATCAAAACACGACTTGAAACTGAAAGACAATTCTATGACTACTTTTTCACACATCCAACTTCATCTTTGACCGCTTCAAAATCACGTAGTGCATATTCAACGCTTGGTTCTATGCTTGATAAATTTGATATGCAAGTAAAAAATGCTGAATTAATTAATGCAGTAAACACTTCCGAGATTGTTTCAAATGTTATCTCAACTCATCTTGTTCCAGACATTATGGGAAATCTCAGAGCATATGCAAGACAGAACTTCAGGTGTACTGGTTGTGGAAAATCATTTCGTCGAATACCTCTTATCCAAACTTGTTATTGTGGTCATAAATTAATTCCTACAATTACAAGAGGCTCTGTTGAAAAATATCTTAAACTTGCAAAAAGACTTGTAGAGAAATATAATGTAGGAGAATATCAAAAAGGAAGAATCCATGCTTTGTCAGATGAAATTGAATTAGTATTTGGTAAGAGTAAAGGAGATCAATCACTTCTTACTGATTATGACTAAATTTATCTCAGTTTGACATATTCATAAGCACCTAGCTTATTATCAAAACAAAATTTTACTTTTTGAAAGTCCTTTCTGAAATTTTTTACTTTAGAAAGTATCTTTTTTGGATCCTTTTTATCAATTACAACTTGTTTTATGAAAGATGCAATCTCTTCCATCTCATTCTTTTTCATTCCAAGTCGCGTAATTTCAGAAACCCCTAATCTAATTCCACCTGGATGGAAATAGTTTCTTCCTGCTTTAATATCTCCTGGAATAAGTTGTCTGTTTACTATGATGTTAGCTTTTTCTAAATTAGCTTCTACGTTACCACCATCAGAATAATCTAAAACATTTACTGCAATCTGATGTGATTCTGTAAATCCTCTTCTTTCTCCTAATACTTTGAATCCTATATCATTAAGAGCTTCTGCAAGCACCTTTGCATTTTTTATAACCTCAACTGCATATTTTTTTCCAAATTCTAAAACTTCTGTAAATGCTACAGCTTTTCCAGCCATATGATGAATATGATGACTACTAGTAAGACCAGGAAATGTTGCTTTTTTAATTACTTCTTCGTGTTTTTCAGAACCTAAAACTAAACCTCCTTGAGGTCCAAACAAAGTCTTATGAGTACTCATAGTCATAGTATCAGCTCCCTCTCGTAAAGGATCTTGAAATTTGCCACCTGCAATTAATCCAGCAACATGAGCTGCATCATAATTAATATGTATATCATAACTTTTTAGAAAATCTGATAATTCTTTGACTGGATGTGGAAACAAAAACAATGAACCACCAAACATTGCCATCTTTGGAACTCGATTCTCTTTTTTAAGATCTTTTATCTTTTGTTTTGTTTTGTCAATATCAATTGTCATTTCTTCTGCATCAAATGGATAGAATTCGATTTCTAATCCGTGAACTAAACCTGCAGTTCCCGAATGTTCTTTTTTACCATGAGAAATATGTCCACCAGCAGGTATTGATGGTGCTAACATTACATCACCTGGATTAGTAAAAGCAGAATATACTGCCAAATTCGCAACTACTCCTGAAATTGGTCTCACGTCAGCAAATTGTGCTTTGAATAATTTTTTGGCTAGTTTCATACATTCAAATTCAACATCATCAATGTATAGACAACCAGCATAAACCCGTTCTCCAGGCCATCCTTCAGCATATCTATTACCAAAATCAGAAATTATTGCCTCTCTAACAGCTGGACTTGGAATATTTTCACTTGCAATTAATGGAATTGAATTTTCAAACCATTTATGATGTTCCTTCAATTTTGTAAAAATTTTATCATAAGATTTTTTATTTGCTGATTTGACCATGTTTTGCAACTTAATTTTCCCAATTTAAAAACACCGATGTTATACTGATTTCATATCATCTGATCTGGAAGGTATAAAAGGGGAATTAGAGGTTTTCCCATCTATGGGTATGCAAGCTACATCCAAAGGAACTATGCCAGTTGTATTACTAAAAGAAGGCGGTTCAGAAACTAAGGGTAGAGATGCTCAAAAGAATAATATTGCTGCAGCCAAAATTATTGCTGAAATCGTTCATACTAGTCTAGGTCCACGAGGCATGGATAAAATGCTAGTTGACTCATTAGGTGATGTTACTATAACTAATGATGGTGCAACCATCTTAAAAGAAATCGATGTTCAACATCCAGCTGCAAAAATGCTGGTTGAAATTTCCAAAACTACTGATAATGAAGTAGGAGATGGTACAACCTCTGCAGTTATCTTAGCAGGTGCCTTGCTTTCACAAGCTGAATCATTAATAGATCAAGATGTACATCCAACAATCATAGTTGATGGTTATAGAAAAGCTGCACGAAAAGCAAAGGAATACCTTGAAAACATCGCAGATAAAATTTCACCAAATGACAAAACTATTCTAAATAAAATTGCAAAAACTTCAATGCAAACTAAACTTGTAAGAAAAGACTCAGATCTACTTGCCGATATTATTGTAAAATCAGTATTGGCTGTTGCTGAAAAGAATGGTGAAAAATATGATGTTGACATTGATGATATTAAAGTAGAAAAGAAAGCAGGAGGATCAATTAAAGATTCAATGATTATTCAAGGTATTGTTCTTGACAAAGAAATTGTTCATGGAGGAATGCCAAGAAGAATCAATGATGCTAAAATTGCATTAATTAACACCGCATTAGAAATTAGTAAGACTGAAACTGATGCAAAAATTAACATTTCAAACCCTCAACAACTAAAATCATTTCTAGATGAAGAAAATAGAATGTTGAAAACAATGGTTGACAAAGTAATTGGTTCTGGTGCAAATGTAGTTTTATGTCAAAAAGGACTTGATGACATGGCTCAACACTATCTTGCAAAAGCAGGAATCATTGCTGTTAGAAGAATTAAGGAAAGCGATCTTACAAAATTAGCAAAAGCAACAGGCGCAAGAATAGTTACAAATCTTGATGATCTTTTTGAAAAGGATCTAGGAAGTGCTGAACTTGTTGAAGAAAGAAAAATTGAAGAGGATAAATGGGTGTTCATTGAAGGATGTAAACATCCAAAATCTGTTACATTACTTTTACGCGGAGGTTCACAAAGAGTAGTAGATGAGGTTGAACGTTCTGTTCATGATGCATTAATGGTAGTAAAAGATGTAATTTTAAAGCCTGAAATTGTTGCAGGTGGAGGTGCTCCTGAAACATTCGCTGCAACAAAAATTAGAAACTGGGCTAAATCTTTAGAAGGAAGAGAACAATTAGCTGCAGAAAAATTTGCCGATGCATTAGAAGAAATTCCATTAACGTTAGCTGAAAATGCTGGAATGGATCCAATTGATACACTAACACTTCTTCGTTCTAAACAACAGAAAGGAGAAAAATGGACTGGAATTGACGTAATGAAAGCAAAGATTGGTAATATGAAATCTAGTGACATTATTGAACCACTTGCAGTTAAACTTCAAATTGTTTCTGCAGCAGCAGAAGCTGCATGTATGATTCTTAGAATAGATGATGTAATTGCTACACAGAAATCTAGTGGAGGACCACCTGGTGGTGGAGAAGGAATGCCTGGAATGGGTGGAATGCCTGGAATGGGTGGAATGCCTGGAATGGGTGGAATGCCTGACATGGGCGGAATGATGTAAATTATTTTAAAAATTTTTCAAAAGTTTATTTGATTACTGTTTTTACGAACAACATTGAGTAAAACAACATTAAAAATGCTTACTGGATTCAAATATGTTTACTTAATAGTGTTTTTTGCATTACTTGCTGGCTTCTTTCATCCAATTATTACAAATACAAGATTCGATAGTGTGATTAGTGGCGTTTTCATATTGTTTATAGGTCTTGCAGGTGGAATTTTATTGTACAAATCTACAACAACTGAGAATAAAACAATGATGTTTCTAGGCGGAGGATTTGGTCTAATAACTATTTCATTATACTATGTCTTTCAGTTTACTGGAAGAATCTAGACATCAAAGTATAGATAAAATTCATGTGGATGTGGTCTAATAGCTATTTCACGTTGATCTCTTCTTTCTAATTCTATAATCTTGTCAATTACATCATTAGTGTAAATTGGGCTAAGGAATTTTCTGTCACATTCAAGTTCATCTAATGCCTCCCCTAGGCTTTTTGGAAGAACTCCAATTCCTCTTTTAGCTCTGTCTGATTTAGTCATCTTGAAAATATCATCACGAATTTGTTCTCCAGGATCTATCTTCTTTTTAATTCCATCCATTCCTGCTGCTGTTACTGCAGCAAATACAAGATATGGATTTGAAGAAGGATCAGGCGCTCTAAATTCTAGTCTTTTAAGATTTGAATATTGCTTTCCTTTAAGATGTTTTGGAACTCTCACAATAGCAGAACGATTTCCTGAACTCCATGCAATGTATGCCGGCGCTTCATATCCTGGAACTAGTCTATGATATGAATTGGTAGTAGGATTGCCAAATGCAGATAGTGCCTTTGCATGATTGATTATTCCACCACAAAAATATCTTCCAATTTGACTTAATTCTATCTCGTCATCTGGATCAAAAAATGCATTTTCCTTTCCTTTCCATAAACTAACATTAACATGCATTCCAGAACCTGCATCCATAGCAACTGGTTTTGGCATCATTGTTGCAACTTTTCCATATTTTTGTGCAACATTTTTAATTACATATTTGTACGATTGTGCAGCATCTGCAGCATTTGTCATTTGATCATATCTGATATCTATTTCACATTGTCCTGCAGTTGCAACTTCATGATGATGATTGTCACATAATATTCCAAAATTTTGGTTGAGAATATTCACACATTCATTTCTATATGGTGTAAGTGTATCTGATGGTGTACTTGGATAATATCCTTCTTGCAATCCCATTGGATATCCGTCTCCAGATTGACTCCATGGAGCTTCCTTTGATTCAATTGAATATGATTGTCCTTTATATGGTGTCAAAACATCCCAATGTACCTTATCAAATACAAAAAACTCCACTTCTGGTCCCCATGTACTAAAATCAAAACCCTGAGTTTTGACGAATTCCTCTGCTTTTTGAGAAATTCCTCTTGGGTCTCTTGATAATCTTCCTCTGTTTTCTCCCCAATAGATATCACAAAGAAGCCTAGCAGTTTTATTTTCAGTCATCCAAGGAATTATTGCAAATGTATTTGGATCTGGTTTTAGTAATAGATCTGAGTCATCTATTGTTGTAAAACCCACAATAGATGAACCATCTAATTTTGGTAATCCGTCTCTCATTTGTTCTGGGGTAAAAGTATTTGCTGAAATTGTTGTATGGTGAAAATGACCTGTAAGACCAGTAAATTGTAGATCAATAAATTGAATGCCTTCATGCTGAATTCTAGCGAAAACTTCATCAGGCGAATATGTTACTTGAATCGGTTTACCGTGACTGACTTTATAGGGCAACTTTATTCTTCAATCAAACACAAATACATCCATCATTTAAGGATTAGGTAAGAAATGTCAGAATCAAGTCAAATTGATATTAACTCATTACATCACATAGTTTTACGAGAAACTGAAAGTGATTCAATTTTAGAAATTGATCCAACTTTTTACAGAAATCTATCTGATTTTATTGGAAATTTGAGAAAACAAGAATTTGATGGTACAGAAAATAAAATTAAAGATACTATGATAGAAATGGCAATTGAACTTACATCATTGCTAATCAAAATCAGACTCGAGAAAATTTTAAAATCTTCTGATTTGGAAATTAGTCATCTTTTAGATGAAGAAAAATTCATTTTTGATTCACAAGAGAATGAGCAAGAAAGAATTGAAATGATAATTTCTGCAATCATAAATGGAAAATCAAAATTTCTTGAATCATTAGCTCAAAACCATAAAACAAAAAAAGTGGTTATAAGATTTCTCAATGAGGTAGATGAGATTGTTGGTGCTGACCTTGAAAAATATGGTCCTTTCAGGACTGAAGATATAGCTACAATTCCATATGAAAATGCTCAGGCCTTAATTGCTAAAAATATTGCA of Nitrosopumilus sp. contains these proteins:
- a CDS encoding serine hydroxymethyltransferase, whose protein sequence is MVKSANKKSYDKIFTKLKEHHKWFENSIPLIASENIPSPAVREAIISDFGNRYAEGWPGERVYAGCLYIDDVEFECMKLAKKLFKAQFADVRPISGVVANLAVYSAFTNPGDVMLAPSIPAGGHISHGKKEHSGTAGLVHGLEIEFYPFDAEEMTIDIDKTKQKIKDLKKENRVPKMAMFGGSLFLFPHPVKELSDFLKSYDIHINYDAAHVAGLIAGGKFQDPLREGADTMTMSTHKTLFGPQGGLVLGSEKHEEVIKKATFPGLTSSHHIHHMAGKAVAFTEVLEFGKKYAVEVIKNAKVLAEALNDIGFKVLGERRGFTESHQIAVNVLDYSDGGNVEANLEKANIIVNRQLIPGDIKAGRNYFHPGGIRLGVSEITRLGMKKNEMEEIASFIKQVVIDKKDPKKILSKVKNFRKDFQKVKFCFDNKLGAYEYVKLR
- the thsB gene encoding thermosome subunit beta; translated protein: MGMQATSKGTMPVVLLKEGGSETKGRDAQKNNIAAAKIIAEIVHTSLGPRGMDKMLVDSLGDVTITNDGATILKEIDVQHPAAKMLVEISKTTDNEVGDGTTSAVILAGALLSQAESLIDQDVHPTIIVDGYRKAARKAKEYLENIADKISPNDKTILNKIAKTSMQTKLVRKDSDLLADIIVKSVLAVAEKNGEKYDVDIDDIKVEKKAGGSIKDSMIIQGIVLDKEIVHGGMPRRINDAKIALINTALEISKTETDAKINISNPQQLKSFLDEENRMLKTMVDKVIGSGANVVLCQKGLDDMAQHYLAKAGIIAVRRIKESDLTKLAKATGARIVTNLDDLFEKDLGSAELVEERKIEEDKWVFIEGCKHPKSVTLLLRGGSQRVVDEVERSVHDALMVVKDVILKPEIVAGGGAPETFAATKIRNWAKSLEGREQLAAEKFADALEEIPLTLAENAGMDPIDTLTLLRSKQQKGEKWTGIDVMKAKIGNMKSSDIIEPLAVKLQIVSAAAEAACMILRIDDVIATQKSSGGPPGGGEGMPGMGGMPGMGGMPGMGGMPDMGGMM
- the glnA gene encoding type I glutamate--ammonia ligase, yielding MPYKVSHGKPIQVTYSPDEVFARIQHEGIQFIDLQFTGLTGHFHHTTISANTFTPEQMRDGLPKLDGSSIVGFTTIDDSDLLLKPDPNTFAIIPWMTENKTARLLCDIYWGENRGRLSRDPRGISQKAEEFVKTQGFDFSTWGPEVEFFVFDKVHWDVLTPYKGQSYSIESKEAPWSQSGDGYPMGLQEGYYPSTPSDTLTPYRNECVNILNQNFGILCDNHHHEVATAGQCEIDIRYDQMTNAADAAQSYKYVIKNVAQKYGKVATMMPKPVAMDAGSGMHVNVSLWKGKENAFFDPDDEIELSQIGRYFCGGIINHAKALSAFGNPTTNSYHRLVPGYEAPAYIAWSSGNRSAIVRVPKHLKGKQYSNLKRLEFRAPDPSSNPYLVFAAVTAAGMDGIKKKIDPGEQIRDDIFKMTKSDRAKRGIGVLPKSLGEALDELECDRKFLSPIYTNDVIDKIIELERRDQREIAIRPHPHEFYLYFDV